One stretch of Euphorbia lathyris chromosome 7, ddEupLath1.1, whole genome shotgun sequence DNA includes these proteins:
- the LOC136236077 gene encoding protein NETWORKED 2A-like — protein sequence MLHRAANNAYSWWWASHIRTKQSKWLEENLQDMEEKISSMLKIIENNGDSFTQRVEMYYRKRPELVNHVQESYRSYRALAERYDHLSKEMQSANRTIAAVFPEQVQYSIEDDDEFTLNSSTASTTPPDLENLPNVPKQNFPKKASSAATIKNRTKPPSKSAEPPSPGLNEARDEILKIQKQMLALQTEREFLQSICKRCNEKSSGIEYQITEMQVKVSRLQDKFGVLNVIDDDEARSLMASTALKSCQDAFSMLQEKQEQSAEKIQAENQRVKDIINKFTSLRGEVLFSQRDAELSIDEQETETENTDQHAEALLREKLEEDSRSSNTVMQLADRINELVEMVVGLETAVSSQDAQINVLRSETDELQQHVKTLEEEKEILKENAEKTSIKMKELEEELMRVKSLSQSVKDQNENLQTHFTEARCNIDHLSEKLQNVNTDEEIKNEEQKVTKDGDYVNSNRSCIQNEKDTMLQNHQEQQKEKEKKDFAIESINPDNELKEQQTDDDEEEDQQKRQEDNEKILSDEYGLVVRNFKEVKQRLSDVEKKNRDGFFELALQIRELKNELTVKDKEIESLKKSSFLQTNKDQNHETSSTEFKYLHPGGASPESLIHTASTHDSDHSTTPNSPQHQIFDHTQSTESLGEFAATLSSSEKEEIDEIIRNTVSTIEDKFRTEIDELLEGNLEFWMRFSNSLNQIDKFRNSIKDLKAELKKLKGAAEQEGNDKHQWITSEVRAIYKHLGQIQTELKLWMENNTVFKDEIQSKNASLFSIHEEIIKLSNPDSIDEEPGLHRYQAAKFLGEILNMKQESDKVSDELQAGKSRIVLLKEEVEKILRKIDEELEMAASKQGARRSRVPLRSFLFGVKLKKQKSNKPSILSRIQAGLQELHNESAPAGSK from the exons atgctGCATAGAGCAGCAAACAATGCCTACTCATGGTGGTGGGCAAGCCACATCAGGACCAAGCAGTCCAAATGGCTGGAAGAGAATCTCCAAG ATATGGAGGAAAAGATATCCAGCATGCTCAAAATCATTGAAAACAATGGGGATTCTTTCACTCAAAGAGTCGAGATGTACTACAGGAAGAGGCCAGAGCTTGTAAACCATGTTCAAGAGTCGTATAGATCCTATCGAGCATTGGCAGAGAGATACGATCACCTGTCAAAAGAGATGCAAAGTGCTAACCGCACCATTGCAGCTGTATTTCCAGAACAAGTTCAGTATTCAATAGAGGATGATGATGAATTTACATTAAACAGCTCCACAGCTTCAACAACTCCTCCTGATCTTGAAAACCTACCAAATGTCCCTAAGCAAAACTTTCCTAAAAAAGCCTCCTCCGCGGCAACAATTAAAAACAGAACTAAGCCCCCTTCTAAATCTGCCGAGCCTCCAAGTCCAGGTCTCAACGAAGCTCGAGACGAAATTCTTAAGATTCAGAAACAAATGCTCGCACTACAAACTGAAAGGGAGTTCTTGCAAAGCATATGCAAACGCTGTAATGAAAAATCTAGTGGGATTGAATACCAGATCACTGAAATGCAAGTTAAGGTTAGCAGGTTACAAGATAAATTTGGTGTTCTTAATGTTATTGATGATGATGAAGCGCGCAGTTTGATGGCATCCACAGCTCTCAAATCCTGTCAGGATGCCTTCAGCATGCTGCAAGAGAAACAGGAGCAGTCTGCTGAAAAGATCCAAGCAGAGAATCAGAGAGTTAAGGATATCATTAACAAGTTTACATCTCTTCGAGGCGAAGTCCTCTTCAGTCAAAGAGATGCGGAGCTGTCAATAGATGAACAAGAGACTGAAACAGAAAACACGGATCAACATGCTGAAGCATTGTTAAGGGAGAAGCTTGAAGAGGATTCGAGATCCTCTAATACAGTGATGCAGCTAGCAGATAGAATCAACGAGCTTGTTGAAATGGTTGTCGGGTTAGAAACTGCAGTATCTTCTCAGGATGCTCAGATAAATGTACTCAGATCAGAAACAGATGAACTTCAGCAGCATGTTAAGACCCTGGAAGAAGAGAAGGAGATTCTGAAGGAAAATGCCGAGAAAACCAGCATCAAGATGAAGGAGTTGGAGGAGGAATTAATGAGAGTGAAAAGCCTCAGCCAGAGTGTTAAGGACCAAAATGAAAACCTCCAAACACATTTCACTGAAGCAAGATGTAACATAGATCACTTATCAGAGAAGCTACAAAATGTGAACACTGATGAAGAGATCAAGAATGAAGAACAGAAGGTCACAAAAGACGGTGATTATGTCAATTCCAACAGATCATGCATCCAAAACGAAAAGGACACAATGCTTCAAAATCATCAGGAACAGCAGAAGGAAAAGGAGAAGAAAGATTTTGCAATTGAAAGCATAAATCCTGATAATGAGCTGAAGGAACAACAGACCGATGATGATGAAGAGGAAGACCAGCAAAAGAGGCAAGAAGACAACGAAAAGATTTTATCAGATGAGTACGGTCTGGTGGTAAGGAACTTTAAGGAGGTAAAGCAAAGGCTTAGTGATGTAGAGAAGAAAAACCGAGATGGGTTCTTTGAATTAGCTTTGCAGATCAGAGAATTGAAGAATGAACTTACTGTGAAAGATAAAGAGATTGAATCTTTAAAGAAAAGCAGCTTTCTGCAAACCAATAAAGACCAAAATCATGAAACTAGTTCAACAGAATTCAAGTACTTGCATCCCGGTGGGGCTTCTCCGGAGAGCCTAATTCATACAGCCAGCACTCATGATTCCGATCATTCGACAACTCCGAATTCGCCTCAGCACCAGATTTTCGATCACACTCAATCCACAGAAAGCTTAGGAGAATTTGCTGCAACTCTTTCATCCAGCGAAAAGGAGGAAATAGATGAGATAATTAGGAACACTGTTTCAACGATTGAGGACAAATTCCGTACAGAAATAGATGAATTGTTGGAGGGAAACCTAGAATTCTGGATGAGATTTAGCAACTCACTTAATCAAATAGACAAGTTCCGAAATTCCATAAAAGACCTAAAAGCAGAACTGAAAAAGCTGAAGGGTGCCGCAGAACAAGAAGGAAACGATAAACATCAATGGATCACATCAGAGGTTCGAGCAATATACAAGCACCTAGGGCAGATTCAAACTGAATTGAAACTATGGATGGAAAACAATACGGTATTCAAAGATGAAATTCAAAGCAAAAACGCATCATTGTTCAGCATTCATGAAGAGATAATAAAACTATCAAATCCAGATTCAATAGATGAAGAACCAGGACTACACAGATATCAGGCAGCGAAATTTCTAGGGGAAATTCTGAACATGAAGCAGGAAAGCGATAAGGTTTCCGATGAACTGCAAGCAGGTAAGAGCCGCATTGTGCTACTGAAGGAGGAAGTGGAAAAAATACTTAGAAAAATCGATGAGGAGCTTGAAATGGCAGCTTCAAAACAAGGAGCTAGGAGATCTAGGGTTCCGCTGAGGTCTTTTCTGTTTGGTGTTAAGTTGAAGAAGCAGAAATCGAACAAACCATCAATTCTTTCACGTATACAAGCTGGATTGCAAGAACTACACAATGAGAGTGCGCCAGCTGGATCAAAGTAG